The following proteins are co-located in the Triticum aestivum cultivar Chinese Spring chromosome 1A, IWGSC CS RefSeq v2.1, whole genome shotgun sequence genome:
- the LOC123046940 gene encoding alpha-galactosidase isoform X1, protein MEGYRGRPWTRLPALLLACAAAAAVGECRVVHVGEAHRRSMLANGLGATPPMGWNSWNHFACDGNGEVVIRETADALVSTGLAAAGYKYVNLDDCWAEPERDAKGNLAANKKTFPHGIKALADYVHSKGLKLGIYSDAGYKTCAKAQPGSLGHEEQDAKTFASWGVDYLKYDNCNNGDTKPLQRYPDMSKALMQAGRPIFFNLCEWGDMHPARWGAAYGNSWRTTNDIEDTWNRLISWPVSPFGHPAGCCNSVIQIVQRRMVWCFSMTSMADQNEVWAEYARPGGWNDPDMLEVGNGGMTNDEYIVHFSIWAISKAPLIIGCDVRHMSQDTYDILANKEVIAVNQDPLGVQGKKVRMEGSSEIWAAPLTGYRTAVLLLNRHAKDEAQITAHWDDIGLPAGTAVDARDLWLHKTLDAKFTDKMSFNVTPHAARMFVLTPLKSQMD, encoded by the exons ATGGAAGGTTATCGTGGCCGGCCATGGACCAGGCTACCGGCGCTGCTGCtggcctgcgccgccgccgccgccgtgggcgAGTGCAGGGTGGTGCACGTGGGAGAGGCGCACCGGCGGAGCATGCTGGCCAATGGCCTCGGCGCGACGCCGCCCATGGG GTGGAATAGCTGGAATCACTTCGCCTGCGACGGCAACGGCGAGGTTGTCATCAGGGAGACCG CCGATGCGCTTGTGTCCACCGGGCTCGCCGCTGCCGGCTACAAATACGTCAATCTTG ATGATTGCTGGGCAGAACCCGAACGTGATGCGAAG GGCAATCTTGCGGCGAACAAGAAGACGTTCCCGCACGGGATAAAGGCACTCGCAGACTACGTCCACAGCAAGGGGCTCAAGCTCGGCATCTACTCCGATGCTGG atacaagacatgcGCCAAGGCTCAGCCTGGGTCCCTCGGCCACGAGGAGCAGGACGCCAAGACCTTTGCCTCCTGG GGAGTCGACTACCTCAAGTACGACAACTGCAACAACGGCGACACGAAGCCGCTGCAGAGGTACCCTGACATGAGCAAGGCTCTGATGCAGGCCGGCCGAcccatcttcttcaacctctgcgaATG GGGCGACATGCACCCGGCGCGGTGGGGCGCGGCCTACGGCAACAGCTGGAGAACCACCAACGACATTGAGGACACCTGGAACAGGTTGATATCTTGGCCCGTTTCCCCTTTTGGCCATCCTGCTGGCTGCTGCAACTCTGTCATTCAGATTGTTCAGAGGAGAATGGTTTGGTGTTTCAGCATGACGTCGATGGCGGACCAGAACGAGGTGTGGGCCGAGTACGCGCGCCCCGGCGGCTGGAACG ACCCGGACATGCTGGAGGTGGGCAACGGAGGGATGACCAACGACGAGTACATCGTGCACTTCAGCATCTGGGCCATCTCAAAG GCGCCTCTGATCATCGGCTGCGACGTGAGGCACATGTCGCAGGACACCTACGACATCCTCGCCAACAAGGAGGTGATCGCCGTCAACCAAG ATCCTCTCGGCGTACAGGGGAAGAAAGTGAGGATGGAGGGGAGCAGCGAG ATCTGGGCTGCGCCGCTGACGGGGTACAGGACGGCGGTGCTGCTGCTGAACCGGCACGCCAAGGACGAGGCCCAGATCACGGCGCACTGGGACGACATCGGCCTCCCCGCCGGCACGGCCGTCGACGCCAGGGACCTCTGGCTG CACAAGACGCTCGACGCCAAGTTCACGGACAAGATGAGCTTCAACGTGACGCCGCACGCGGCCAGGATGTTCGTGCTCACGCCTCTCAAGTCCCAGATGGACTAA
- the LOC123046940 gene encoding alpha-galactosidase isoform X2 yields the protein MEGYRGRPWTRLPALLLACAAAAAVGECRVVHVGEAHRRSMLANGLGATPPMGWNSWNHFACDGNGEVVIRETADALVSTGLAAAGYKYVNLDDCWAEPERDAKGNLAANKKTFPHGIKALADYVHSKGLKLGIYSDAGYKTCAKAQPGSLGHEEQDAKTFASWGVDYLKYDNCNNGDTKPLQRYPDMSKALMQAGRPIFFNLCEWGDMHPARWGAAYGNSWRTTNDIEDTWNSMTSMADQNEVWAEYARPGGWNDPDMLEVGNGGMTNDEYIVHFSIWAISKAPLIIGCDVRHMSQDTYDILANKEVIAVNQDPLGVQGKKVRMEGSSEIWAAPLTGYRTAVLLLNRHAKDEAQITAHWDDIGLPAGTAVDARDLWLHKTLDAKFTDKMSFNVTPHAARMFVLTPLKSQMD from the exons ATGGAAGGTTATCGTGGCCGGCCATGGACCAGGCTACCGGCGCTGCTGCtggcctgcgccgccgccgccgccgtgggcgAGTGCAGGGTGGTGCACGTGGGAGAGGCGCACCGGCGGAGCATGCTGGCCAATGGCCTCGGCGCGACGCCGCCCATGGG GTGGAATAGCTGGAATCACTTCGCCTGCGACGGCAACGGCGAGGTTGTCATCAGGGAGACCG CCGATGCGCTTGTGTCCACCGGGCTCGCCGCTGCCGGCTACAAATACGTCAATCTTG ATGATTGCTGGGCAGAACCCGAACGTGATGCGAAG GGCAATCTTGCGGCGAACAAGAAGACGTTCCCGCACGGGATAAAGGCACTCGCAGACTACGTCCACAGCAAGGGGCTCAAGCTCGGCATCTACTCCGATGCTGG atacaagacatgcGCCAAGGCTCAGCCTGGGTCCCTCGGCCACGAGGAGCAGGACGCCAAGACCTTTGCCTCCTGG GGAGTCGACTACCTCAAGTACGACAACTGCAACAACGGCGACACGAAGCCGCTGCAGAGGTACCCTGACATGAGCAAGGCTCTGATGCAGGCCGGCCGAcccatcttcttcaacctctgcgaATG GGGCGACATGCACCCGGCGCGGTGGGGCGCGGCCTACGGCAACAGCTGGAGAACCACCAACGACATTGAGGACACCTGGAACAG CATGACGTCGATGGCGGACCAGAACGAGGTGTGGGCCGAGTACGCGCGCCCCGGCGGCTGGAACG ACCCGGACATGCTGGAGGTGGGCAACGGAGGGATGACCAACGACGAGTACATCGTGCACTTCAGCATCTGGGCCATCTCAAAG GCGCCTCTGATCATCGGCTGCGACGTGAGGCACATGTCGCAGGACACCTACGACATCCTCGCCAACAAGGAGGTGATCGCCGTCAACCAAG ATCCTCTCGGCGTACAGGGGAAGAAAGTGAGGATGGAGGGGAGCAGCGAG ATCTGGGCTGCGCCGCTGACGGGGTACAGGACGGCGGTGCTGCTGCTGAACCGGCACGCCAAGGACGAGGCCCAGATCACGGCGCACTGGGACGACATCGGCCTCCCCGCCGGCACGGCCGTCGACGCCAGGGACCTCTGGCTG CACAAGACGCTCGACGCCAAGTTCACGGACAAGATGAGCTTCAACGTGACGCCGCACGCGGCCAGGATGTTCGTGCTCACGCCTCTCAAGTCCCAGATGGACTAA